A portion of the Microtus ochrogaster isolate Prairie Vole_2 unplaced genomic scaffold, MicOch1.0 UNK25, whole genome shotgun sequence genome contains these proteins:
- the Gpr61 gene encoding G-protein coupled receptor 61, whose protein sequence is MESSSIPQSSGNASTLGRALQTPGPSTASGIPELGLQDVASESVALFFMLLLDLTAVAGNAAVMAVIAKTPALRKFVFVFHLCLVDLLAALTLMPLAMLSSSALFDHALFGEVACRLYLFLSVCFVSLAILSVSAINVERYYYVVHPMRYEVRMTLGLVASVLVGVWIKALAMASVPVLGRVSWEEGAPSVNPGCSLQWNHSVYCQLFVVVFAVLYFLLPLILIFVVYCSMFRVARVAAMQHGPLPTWMETPRQRSESLSSRSTMVTSSGAHQTTPHRTFGGGKAAVVLLAVGGQFLLCWLPYFSFHLYVALSAQPISTGQVENVVTWIGYFCFTSNPFFYGCLNRQIRGELSKQFVCFFKAAPEEELRLPSREGSIEENFLQFLQGTSENWVSRPLPSPKREPPPAVDFRIPGQIAEETSEFLEQQLTSDIIMSDSYLRPSPSQKLES, encoded by the coding sequence ATGGAGTCCTCATCCATCCCCCAGTCATCAGGAAACGCATCCACTTTGGGAAGAGCCCTTCAAACACCAGGTCCCTCTACTGCCAGCGGGATCCCCGAGTTGGGACTGCAGGACGTGGCTTCAGAATCCGTGGCCCTCTTCTTCATGCTCCTGTTGGACCTTACTGCTGTGGCCGGCAACGCTGCCGTGATGGCTGTTATTGCCAAGACACCTGCCCTCCGAAAATTTGTTTTCGTCTTCCATCTCTGTCTGGTGGACCTACTGGCTGCTCTGACCCTCATGCCCCTGGCCATGCTCTCCAGCTCCGCTCTCTTTGACCACGCCCTCTTCGGGGAGGTGGCCTGCCGCCTCTACTTGTTCCTGAGCGTTTGCTTTGTCAGCCTGGCCATCCTTTCGGTGTCTGCCATTAACGTGGAGCGCTACTACTATGTGGTCCACCCCATGCGCTACGAGGTACGCATGACACTGGGGCTGGTGGCCTCCGTGCTAGTGGGCGTGTGGATAAAGGCCCTGGCCATGGCTTCTGTGCCAGTGTTGGGCAGGGTCTCCTGGGAGGAAGGCGCTCCCAGTGTTAACCCAGGCTGTTCTCTCCAATGGAACCATAGTGTCTACTGCCAGCTTTTTGTGGTGGTCTTTGCTGTTCTTTACTTCTTGCTGCCCTTGATCCTGATCTTTGTGGTTTACTGCAGCATGTTCCGAGTGGCTCGTGTGGCGGCCATGCAACACGGGCCGCTGCCCACGTGGATGGAGACACCCCGGCAACGCTCTGAGTCTCTTAGTAGCCGCTCTACTATGGTCACCAGCTCCGGGGCTCACCAGACCACTCCACACCGGACGTTTGGGGGTGGAAAGGCAGCAGTGGTCCTCCTGGCTGTAGGAGGCCAGTTCCTGCTCTGTTGGTTACCCtacttctctttccatctttacgtggcccTGAGCGCTCAGCCCATTTCGACAGGACAGGTGGAGAACGTGGTGACTTGGATCGGCTACTTTTGCTTCACTTCCAACCCTTTTTTCTATGGGTGTCTCAACCGTCAGATCCGGGGCGAGCTTAGCAAACAGTTTGTCTGCTTCTTCAAGGCAGCTCCAGAGGAGGAGCTGAGGCTGCCTAGTCGGGAGGGCTCTATTGAGGAGAATTTCCTGCAGTTCCTCCAGGGGACCTCGGAGAACTGGGTTTCCAGGCCCCTACCCAGCCCTAAGCGGGAGCCACCACCTGCTGTTGACTTTCGAATCCCAGGCCAGATTGCTGAGGAGACCTCCGAGTTCCTGGAGCAGCAACTTACCAGTGACATCATCATGTCAGACAGCTACCTCCGTCCCTCCCCCTCACAAAAGCTGGAGTCCTGA